One stretch of Croceibacterium atlanticum DNA includes these proteins:
- a CDS encoding YybH family protein, whose product MKITRFALAAIIATALQSAPLAAQEEVTVQDLADRWTAAYNQADVDAIAALYGPNAELYIHNEGRYVGRDSIRDYWLGDVNRSNPITVLNVTDSVRDSEMMLVHGNYQVLDRTNGVPLGAGRFAHIWILGEDGAWHLDRDVWVDRNAR is encoded by the coding sequence TTGAAGATCACCCGTTTTGCCCTTGCGGCGATAATCGCAACCGCCCTGCAATCCGCCCCCCTCGCCGCGCAGGAGGAGGTGACTGTCCAGGATCTCGCCGATCGTTGGACGGCTGCCTATAATCAGGCGGATGTGGATGCGATTGCGGCCCTGTATGGGCCGAATGCGGAACTCTACATCCATAATGAAGGGCGTTATGTCGGGCGCGATTCAATTCGCGATTACTGGCTGGGCGATGTCAATCGCAGCAATCCCATCACCGTGCTGAATGTCACCGATTCCGTGCGGGACAGCGAAATGATGCTGGTCCACGGAAATTATCAGGTGCTGGACCGGACGAACGGTGTGCCGCTTGGCGCAGGCCGGTTCGCCCATATCTGGATCCTGGGCGAAGACGGGGCATGGCACCTCGATCGCGATGTCTGGGTGGATCGCAACGCCCGCTGA